One region of Zootoca vivipara chromosome 7, rZooViv1.1, whole genome shotgun sequence genomic DNA includes:
- the KCNS1 gene encoding potassium voltage-gated channel subfamily S member 1: MVNKTLNYWDPNFEDEVININVGGLRRRLSSSALSKFPDTRLGRLLSCDSEESILQLCDDYDVSAREFYFDRNPGFFLYVLHFYQTGKLHVMDELCVFSFCQEIEYWGINEFFLDSCCSYRYHERKLESRHHNWDEESEVSSVDMSPDEISDFNHDLLRYSTLRCGNVRKRLWLTMENPGYSIPSKLFSFVSISVVLASIASMCIHSMPEYQEPDEEGILKDDTVLENLEYFCISWFTFEVTARLLLAPNLRKFFKHPLNLIDIVSVVPFYFSLLVEVTAGSDSELGNLSKVVQVFRLMRIFRVLKLARHSTGLRSLGATLKHSYREVGILLLYLAVGVSVFSGVAYTAEREEDVGFDTIPACWWWGTVSMTTVGYGDVVPVTVAGKLAASGCILGGILVVALPITIIFNKFSHFYRQQKALEAAVRNSDKKEPEDSENYPSQESEFCSEAYQRDDDFTRNILPVH, from the exons ATGGTCAACAAGACCTTAAACTATTGGGATCCCAATTTTGAGGATGAGGTCATCAACATCAACGTTGGGGGCCTGAGAAGAAGGCTGAGCTCGAGCGCCCTCTCCAAGTTCCCCGACACTCGCCTtgggcgcttgctctcttgcgaCTCAGAGGAGTCCATCTTGCAGCTGTGTGACGACTATGACGTGAGTGCCCGGGAATTCTACTTTGACCGCAACCCTGGCTTCTTCCTTTATGTGCTCCACTTCTACCAGACAGGCAAGCTGCATGTTATGGACGAGCTGTGCGTCTTCTCCTTTTGCCAAGAGATCGAGTACTGGGGCATCAACGAGTTCTTCCTGGACTCCTGCTGCAGCTACCGCTACCACGAGCGGAAGCTGGAGAGCCGCCACCACAACTGGGATGAAGAAAGCGAGGTCAGCAGTGTGGACATGTCTCCGGACGAGATCTCGGATTTCAACCATGACCTACTTCGCTACAGCACCCTGCGCTGCGGCAATGTGCGCAAGCGCCTCTGGCTCACCATGGAGAACCCGGGCTACTCCATCCCAAGCAAGCTCTTCAGCTTTGTGTCCATCAGCGTTGTGTTGGCCTCCATCGCTAGCATGTGCATCCACAGCATGCCGGAGTACCAGGAGCCTGACGAGGAAGGCATCTTGAAGGACGACACGGTGCTGGAGAACCTGGAGTACTTTTGCATCTCCTGGTTCACCTTTGAAGTGACGGCCCGTTTGCTGCTAGCGCCAAACTTGAGGAAGTTCTTCAAGCACCCCTTGAACCTGATTGACATCGTCTCGGTGGTGCCTTTCTACTTCAGCCTTCTGGTGGAAGTGACCGCGGGGAGCGACTCGGAGCTGGGCAACCTGAGCAAGGTGGTGCAGGTGTTTCGCCTCATGAGGATATTCCGGGTGCTGAAGCTGGCGAGGCATTCGACGGGTCTGAGGTCCTTAGGAGCCACCTTGAAG CACAGCTACAGAGAAGTGGGAATCCTACTCCTGTACTTGGCCGTTGGGGTGTCCGTTTTCTCCGGAGTGGCCTACACAGCTGAAAGGGAAGAAGATGTTGGCTTTGATACCATCCCCGCCTGCTGGTGGTGGGGGACAGTGAGCATGACCACCGTCGGCTACGGAGATGTTGTGCCAGTGACAGTGGCCGGCAAGCTGGCTGCTTCCGGCTGCATTCTGGGCGGGATTTTGGTGGTGGCGTTGCCCATCACCATCATCTTCAACAAGTTCTCCCACTTCTACCGCCAGCAGAAGGCTCTCGAGGCTGCTGTGCGGAACAGTGATAAGAAGGAACCGGAGGACTCCGAGAATTACCCAAGCCAAGAGTCAGAGTTTTGCAGTGAGGCCTACCAGAGAGACGATGACTTTACCAGAAACATACTTCCAGTCCATTGA